The Megachile rotundata isolate GNS110a chromosome 6, iyMegRotu1, whole genome shotgun sequence nucleotide sequence ATTATCAGAAAAAAAGAGTATTCCATTAAagtcattaatatttttcatatcaCTTTTAAAACATCTTAATATATTCTAATGgttttttaatcttattaagtacaaaaattgaagGTTTATAGTATTTCTGTAAATAGTAATATCActgttagtaaaaatatatgaTAAACGTTCATAGTTTTCATTGACTGTGATGAATTGCATAAATGGAAACTGCAAAAACAATATTCCGGTGGACCTGCCGGGGCTCCTCTATCTTCACCAATAAAACAACCTTCTTCATAAGCTGATTTCACAATTTCTTCGTCATCTTTCCATTCATTATTTACATCATTGTAAATGGGAATCATGCTCTTTTGAAGTGCACAATCTCTTTCTACAGTTGTTATTACAGATGCTGTGAAAAATGATAAAGTAATGAGTACAAAAATATATcagatatattttaaaaaattataaatacatacttttaaacttataataaatagtttttttcCTGCAAAGCGTTGATGAGGGACAATAAACTTGAAATCTAGAACTTCCATCAAATTGTGAACATAATAGATTAGTTTCATCAATTCCTGGTTGTGATGCAAAACATTTGAAGCACGTAATATTTGCAGTTGCAGgttttattatcatatttaaCACTATCAAGCATTTAAAAAGATTTgaatcatattaaaaatattctaatgTATCAGGTACtaag carries:
- the LOC105664322 gene encoding uncharacterized protein LOC105664322, which gives rise to MAFQTTSNKIILITACFLLLNMIIKPATANITCFKCFASQPGIDETNLLCSQFDGSSRFQVYCPSSTLCRKKTIYYKFKTSVITTVERDCALQKSMIPIYNDVNNEWKDDEEIVKSAYEEGCFIGEDRGAPAGPPEYCFCSFHLCNSSQSMKTMNVYHIFLLTVILLFTEIL